In Arthrobacter sp. B3I4, the following proteins share a genomic window:
- a CDS encoding FUSC family protein codes for MQSLRRHARSLHRLGPSNRDHVSALRVAVSVAVPSLALLAAGRADLIIYAVFGALTGMYGRSEPHQLRLRHQLHAALVLVGGLSVGVLLSVNQIHSWALVAVEAVLAVAGSLFADKVGLRPNGPFFGIFALGACASIPTAVPWFVAVLVGAASAAFSIAVGFGGWLRHRTWERGAGRGVPPLRGARRRAAWIHAARYLAAVSAAGSIGVLSGSGHPHWAMASAAVPLAGADLPSSVYRGLHRIVGTLLGLVVVALVLFPWAGSPLRAFPGHETAAVAVLVIVLQFTTELFMTRHYGLAMVSFTPVILLMTQLAFPADPHVLVAERAAETLLGACTGIVVVLLIRRRRPVRPPGPGRESGAT; via the coding sequence ATGCAGTCCCTGCGGCGGCACGCGCGCTCCCTGCACCGCCTTGGCCCGTCAAACCGCGACCACGTCTCGGCCCTGCGCGTTGCCGTCAGTGTGGCCGTGCCCTCGCTGGCGTTGCTTGCGGCCGGGCGCGCTGACCTCATCATCTACGCTGTGTTCGGCGCGCTCACGGGCATGTACGGCCGGTCAGAGCCGCACCAGCTCAGGCTCAGGCATCAACTTCACGCGGCCCTGGTCCTGGTCGGCGGGCTCTCCGTCGGCGTCCTGCTCTCGGTAAACCAGATCCACTCCTGGGCGCTCGTGGCTGTCGAGGCGGTGCTGGCCGTCGCCGGGTCGTTGTTTGCGGACAAGGTCGGGTTGAGGCCCAACGGCCCGTTCTTCGGCATCTTCGCCCTGGGGGCGTGCGCCTCCATCCCCACCGCAGTTCCATGGTTCGTGGCAGTGCTGGTCGGCGCGGCGTCTGCGGCGTTTTCCATCGCCGTCGGCTTTGGCGGCTGGCTGCGCCACCGGACCTGGGAACGCGGGGCCGGTCGCGGCGTGCCGCCGTTGCGCGGGGCCCGCCGCCGGGCAGCCTGGATCCATGCGGCACGGTATCTTGCCGCCGTCTCGGCTGCCGGCAGCATCGGCGTGCTCAGCGGCAGCGGGCACCCGCACTGGGCGATGGCCTCGGCCGCTGTTCCGCTGGCCGGGGCGGACCTGCCGAGCAGTGTCTACCGCGGGCTGCACCGGATCGTGGGCACACTGCTGGGCCTGGTGGTGGTTGCGTTGGTGCTGTTCCCCTGGGCAGGGTCCCCGCTACGAGCCTTCCCGGGCCACGAAACCGCCGCCGTCGCGGTGCTGGTGATTGTCCTGCAGTTCACCACAGAATTGTTCATGACCCGGCACTACGGCCTCGCCATGGTGTCCTTTACTCCCGTCATCCTGCTGATGACGCAACTGGCATTCCCCGCCGACCCGCACGTTTTGGTGGCGGAGCGGGCGGCCGAGACCCTGCTGGGCGCGTGCACCGGCATCGTTGTCGTACTCCTGATCCGGCGGCGCCGCCCGGTACGGCCGCCTGGCCCCGGTAGGGAGTCCGGGGCTACTTAG
- a CDS encoding SGNH/GDSL hydrolase family protein has translation MNATSFLNPAPGRKGATSAKPGPWQRLVALGDSFTAGLGDPEPRNPGGMRGWADRIAEELSAARGDFAYANLAISGLVLQQIVDQQLGPAIALKPDLITLSAGGNDLVFHRRDPDRLAAALDEAVAVLAATGATIVLFTGPDWGETPVFGHIRGKVAVFNENIRTIAARHHGVIADLWTMRQLSDPRMWDPDRLHFSPLGHHTIAGMVLDTLHVPHSLRPLQPKPLPDRNWRETRASDLAWATHYLLPWMVHRARPRAGNGPAAPKRPEAGPVFGVLGQAAQP, from the coding sequence GTGAACGCCACAAGCTTCCTGAACCCGGCTCCCGGCCGGAAAGGCGCGACCAGCGCCAAGCCCGGGCCCTGGCAACGCCTCGTCGCCCTGGGCGACTCCTTCACAGCCGGTCTCGGCGACCCTGAACCGCGAAACCCGGGCGGCATGCGGGGCTGGGCGGATCGGATTGCCGAAGAGCTCAGCGCAGCCCGCGGGGATTTCGCTTACGCCAATCTGGCGATCAGCGGCCTCGTGCTGCAACAGATCGTGGACCAGCAGCTTGGCCCGGCGATCGCCCTGAAGCCGGATCTCATCACCCTTTCTGCCGGCGGCAATGACCTGGTCTTCCACCGTCGCGATCCGGACCGCCTCGCGGCGGCCCTGGATGAAGCGGTGGCGGTGCTCGCAGCAACCGGAGCCACCATCGTGCTCTTCACCGGGCCGGACTGGGGCGAGACCCCGGTCTTCGGCCACATCCGCGGCAAGGTGGCCGTATTCAACGAGAACATCCGGACCATTGCGGCCCGGCATCACGGGGTCATCGCTGACCTGTGGACGATGCGGCAGCTCAGCGACCCGCGGATGTGGGACCCGGACCGGCTGCATTTTTCGCCACTGGGGCACCACACGATTGCCGGCATGGTGCTGGACACCCTGCACGTGCCGCACAGCCTGCGGCCCCTGCAGCCAAAACCTCTGCCGGACCGGAATTGGCGGGAGACCAGGGCCAGCGACCTGGCCTGGGCCACGCACTACTTGTTGCCCTGGATGGTGCACCGCGCCCGGCCGCGCGCCGGGAACGGCCCGGCCGCCCCGAAGCGCCCAGAGGCGGGCCCCGTCTTTGGCGTACTGGGGCAGGCAGCCCAGCCCTAG
- a CDS encoding GlsB/YeaQ/YmgE family stress response membrane protein → MGFFAFLILGLIAGAIAKAILPGHQGGGWVITLILGVVGALLGGLIGSALFGTGLQEFFSLTTWLLAIGGAIIVLLIYGMITKRSHR, encoded by the coding sequence ATGGGTTTTTTCGCATTTCTTATTCTGGGTCTTATTGCCGGCGCAATCGCTAAGGCTATCCTGCCGGGACACCAGGGCGGTGGCTGGGTCATCACGCTGATCCTCGGCGTCGTAGGTGCACTGCTGGGCGGCCTCATCGGCAGCGCGCTCTTCGGCACCGGACTGCAGGAATTCTTCTCGCTGACCACGTGGCTGCTCGCAATCGGTGGTGCGATCATCGTACTGCTGATCTACGGCATGATCACCAAGCGCTCGCACCGCTAA
- a CDS encoding ATP-dependent DNA ligase gives MPDRKERVRVDGRELVLTNLDKVLYPETGTTKADVLAYYAAVAPVLIPAAANRPATRKRWVHGVGTADAPGEMFFQKNLDHSAPGWVPRASITHKERTIQYPLVNDAATLAWLAQIASLEIHVPQWRVDSHGNALPPDRLVLDLDPGEGAGLPECVEVATLARSILQDVGLEPVPVTSGSKGIHLYATLDGTQSSDQISAFAHELARALEADHPDLAVSDMKKTLRTGKVLVDWSQNSSAKTTIVPYSLRGRHRPTVATPRTWEELASPSLQHLEYQEVVQRVKEGEDPFAVISGGAHTTAPAPSDGAAPASRKAGGRSDSEGDGGNNDPRLEKYRTKRDAAETPEPFTAEQHRSRNDGGTLRESFVIQEHHASRLHYDLRLERDGVLVSWALPKGVPTSKAKNHLAVQTEDHPMDYADFEGTIPKGQYGAGTMTIWDRGHYECEKWIAGKEVIATLTGQEKGGLGGIRRFALIHTGQANDQWLIHLMDSPNARPSSKEAPADANSKEDSAEENPAAGSAATGPPSGAPAPDPAELAPMLASSGTRADLTDSDWQFELKWDGVRALVLADEQRIRLISRNGNDMSASYPELTDRSCWPPQDFAADGEIIAVGPSGRPDFGLLQGRMKLTKAADVAKAQAATPVRLMLFDLLTESGIDLRRRPLRARRDRLEAFFGSGLGGDCPVDLSQVIDADVGHILESAEELGLEGVMAKRTEGRYVGQRSRSWLKLKFEKTQEVVVGGWRPGKGGRSDSVGSLLLGIPDGPKLRYVGRVGTGFSTRELEELRRQLDALPRKTSPFADVPAADASDARWVSAKLVGEVTFGEWTGSGKLRHPVWRGWRLDKAPGDVVVE, from the coding sequence ATGCCCGATAGGAAGGAGCGCGTCCGCGTCGACGGCCGGGAACTGGTGCTGACCAACCTGGACAAAGTTCTGTACCCGGAGACCGGAACCACCAAGGCCGACGTCCTGGCCTACTACGCCGCGGTGGCGCCGGTGCTGATCCCGGCCGCGGCTAACCGGCCAGCCACCCGGAAGCGCTGGGTGCACGGCGTGGGGACGGCCGATGCGCCCGGCGAGATGTTTTTCCAGAAGAACCTCGACCACTCCGCTCCGGGCTGGGTGCCGCGCGCGTCAATCACGCACAAGGAACGCACCATCCAGTACCCGCTGGTCAATGACGCAGCCACCCTCGCCTGGCTGGCCCAAATCGCCTCGCTGGAGATCCATGTGCCGCAGTGGCGGGTGGATTCCCACGGGAACGCGCTGCCGCCTGACCGGCTGGTGCTGGACTTGGACCCCGGCGAGGGTGCCGGCCTGCCCGAATGCGTGGAGGTCGCCACACTGGCGCGCAGCATTCTCCAGGACGTTGGCCTGGAACCGGTGCCGGTAACGAGCGGCAGCAAGGGCATCCACCTCTACGCCACGCTGGACGGGACGCAAAGCTCAGACCAGATTTCGGCGTTTGCGCATGAACTGGCCCGGGCGCTGGAGGCGGACCATCCTGACCTGGCCGTGAGTGACATGAAGAAAACCTTGCGCACCGGCAAGGTGCTGGTGGATTGGAGCCAGAACAGCTCTGCCAAGACCACGATCGTTCCTTACTCGCTGCGCGGCCGGCACCGGCCTACGGTCGCGACCCCGAGGACCTGGGAGGAGCTAGCCTCCCCGTCGTTGCAGCACCTTGAGTACCAGGAGGTGGTGCAGCGGGTGAAGGAAGGCGAGGATCCGTTCGCTGTCATCTCCGGCGGCGCCCACACCACGGCTCCCGCGCCCTCCGACGGTGCCGCGCCGGCTTCCCGGAAAGCCGGCGGCCGCAGCGACAGTGAGGGCGACGGCGGCAACAATGACCCGCGGCTCGAGAAATACCGCACGAAACGGGACGCTGCGGAGACCCCGGAGCCTTTCACCGCCGAACAGCACCGCAGCAGGAACGACGGCGGCACCCTTCGCGAAAGCTTCGTCATCCAGGAACACCACGCGAGCCGGCTTCATTACGACCTCCGCCTCGAACGCGACGGTGTGCTGGTGTCATGGGCGCTGCCCAAGGGCGTCCCCACCAGCAAGGCTAAAAACCACCTGGCGGTGCAGACCGAAGACCACCCGATGGACTATGCGGACTTCGAGGGCACCATCCCGAAGGGCCAGTACGGTGCGGGGACGATGACCATCTGGGACCGCGGCCACTACGAATGCGAGAAGTGGATCGCCGGAAAAGAAGTCATCGCCACGCTCACCGGGCAGGAGAAAGGGGGCCTGGGCGGCATCCGGAGGTTCGCCCTCATCCACACCGGCCAGGCCAACGACCAGTGGCTGATCCACCTCATGGACAGCCCCAATGCCCGGCCGTCAAGCAAGGAAGCCCCGGCGGACGCGAATTCGAAGGAAGATTCTGCGGAGGAAAATCCCGCAGCCGGCAGCGCAGCCACCGGCCCTCCGTCCGGCGCTCCCGCCCCGGACCCGGCGGAGCTCGCGCCGATGCTGGCAAGTTCAGGGACCAGAGCGGACCTGACGGACAGCGACTGGCAGTTCGAGCTCAAATGGGACGGCGTCCGGGCCCTTGTCCTGGCCGACGAGCAGCGGATCCGGCTGATCAGCCGCAATGGCAACGACATGTCCGCCAGTTACCCGGAGCTCACCGACCGCTCCTGCTGGCCGCCGCAGGACTTCGCCGCCGACGGCGAGATCATCGCCGTCGGTCCGTCCGGCCGGCCCGACTTCGGGCTGCTGCAGGGACGGATGAAGCTGACCAAGGCCGCCGACGTCGCCAAGGCACAAGCCGCCACCCCGGTGCGTTTGATGCTCTTCGATCTCCTCACCGAGTCCGGGATTGACCTTCGCCGGCGGCCGCTCCGGGCGCGGCGGGACCGCCTTGAAGCGTTTTTCGGCTCCGGCCTCGGCGGGGACTGCCCGGTAGACCTGTCGCAGGTGATCGACGCCGACGTCGGGCACATCCTGGAAAGCGCCGAGGAACTGGGCCTGGAAGGTGTCATGGCCAAGCGCACCGAGGGGCGCTACGTCGGGCAACGCAGCAGGTCCTGGCTCAAGCTGAAGTTCGAAAAGACCCAGGAGGTAGTGGTGGGCGGCTGGAGGCCGGGCAAAGGCGGGCGCAGCGACTCCGTGGGTTCACTGCTGCTGGGCATCCCGGACGGACCAAAGCTGCGCTATGTAGGCCGCGTCGGCACCGGGTTCAGCACCCGTGAACTGGAGGAACTGCGCCGGCAGCTGGACGCCCTCCCGCGCAAGACCTCACCCTTCGCCGACGTCCCGGCCGCCGATGCCTCCGACGCGCGGTGGGTTTCCGCCAAGCTGGTCGGCGAGGTCACGTTCGGCGAATGGACCGGCAGCGGCAAGCTCCGCCACCCGGTCTGGCGCGGCTGGCGACTGGACAAGGCACCCGGCGACGTCGTCGTTGAATAG
- a CDS encoding MFS transporter — protein sequence MPKDRSTTDSSAGVVNAAGTNPGAPSGVRKPRLRRRRLRESDVNVVDQPMLKKALGGTIVGNTMEWYDVGVFGYLITTMGPVFLPEADKSVQTLFLLGTFAATFIARPLGGVIFGWLGDKIGRQKVLAATLMIMAASTFAVGLLPGYAQIGIWAAVLLVLFKVIQGFSTGGEYAGATTFVSEYAPDKRRGFFASFLDMGSYLGFALGAALVSVLQLTLGQDTMEQWGWRIPFLVAGPLGLIAVYFRSKIEESPQFQATLDAQENLAKDASSADSAASKGPVGIVKAYWRSIIVAMILVAAANTAGYALTSYMPTYLTESKGYDELHGTLLTIPVLVIMSLCIPLTGKLSDRIGRRPVLWIGAISTVVLATPAFLLIGIGEIWSTLAGLALIAFPVTFYVANLASALPAQFPTASRYGAMGIAYNFSVAIFGGTTPFIVAALINATGNDMMPAYYLMATSAIGAVAIYFLKESAKMPLPGSMPSVDTEAEARELVATQDENPLIDLEHMDMPLTAAPGHDGGSDKVPTPA from the coding sequence ATGCCCAAAGACCGAAGCACGACCGACTCTTCCGCTGGCGTTGTGAACGCCGCCGGAACCAACCCAGGCGCACCCAGTGGCGTTAGAAAACCCAGGCTTCGCCGCCGCCGGCTCCGCGAGTCCGACGTCAACGTCGTCGACCAGCCGATGCTCAAGAAGGCCCTTGGCGGCACCATCGTGGGCAACACCATGGAATGGTACGACGTCGGGGTGTTCGGCTACCTGATCACCACCATGGGGCCGGTGTTCCTGCCCGAGGCGGACAAGTCCGTCCAGACCCTCTTCCTGCTCGGCACCTTCGCCGCCACCTTCATCGCCCGGCCCCTCGGCGGCGTCATCTTCGGCTGGCTTGGCGACAAGATCGGCCGCCAGAAAGTCCTCGCCGCGACCCTCATGATCATGGCGGCCAGCACCTTCGCCGTCGGCCTGCTGCCCGGTTACGCCCAGATCGGAATCTGGGCCGCGGTCCTGCTGGTCCTGTTCAAGGTCATCCAAGGCTTCTCCACCGGCGGCGAGTACGCCGGTGCCACCACCTTCGTGAGCGAGTACGCCCCGGACAAACGGCGCGGATTCTTCGCAAGCTTCCTGGACATGGGCAGCTACCTTGGCTTCGCCCTCGGCGCCGCCCTCGTCTCGGTACTGCAGCTGACCCTCGGCCAGGACACCATGGAGCAGTGGGGCTGGCGGATACCGTTCCTCGTTGCCGGGCCGCTCGGCCTGATCGCCGTTTACTTCCGGAGCAAGATCGAGGAATCGCCGCAGTTCCAGGCCACGCTGGATGCCCAGGAGAACCTGGCAAAGGACGCCAGCTCCGCCGACAGCGCCGCGTCCAAGGGCCCGGTCGGGATCGTGAAGGCCTACTGGCGCTCCATCATCGTGGCGATGATCCTGGTTGCCGCAGCCAACACCGCAGGCTACGCCCTGACGTCGTACATGCCGACCTACCTCACGGAGTCCAAGGGCTACGACGAGCTGCACGGCACCCTGCTGACCATCCCCGTGCTGGTCATCATGAGCCTCTGCATTCCGCTGACCGGCAAGCTCTCCGACCGGATCGGCCGCCGGCCGGTGCTCTGGATCGGTGCCATCAGCACCGTCGTCCTGGCCACCCCGGCGTTCCTGCTGATCGGCATCGGCGAGATCTGGTCCACCCTGGCCGGCCTCGCGCTGATTGCCTTCCCGGTGACGTTCTACGTGGCCAACCTCGCCTCGGCCCTGCCGGCCCAGTTCCCGACGGCCAGCCGTTACGGCGCCATGGGCATCGCGTACAACTTCTCGGTCGCCATCTTCGGCGGCACGACCCCGTTCATCGTGGCCGCCCTGATCAACGCCACCGGCAACGACATGATGCCCGCCTACTACCTGATGGCCACGTCGGCGATCGGTGCGGTCGCCATCTACTTCCTGAAGGAATCGGCCAAGATGCCGCTGCCCGGCTCCATGCCGAGCGTGGATACCGAGGCCGAGGCCCGGGAACTGGTTGCGACGCAGGACGAAAACCCGCTGATCGACCTCGAGCACATGGACATGCCGCTGACCGCGGCTCCCGGGCACGACGGCGGCAGCGACAAGGTCCCGACGCCGGCCTAG
- a CDS encoding GNAT family N-acetyltransferase yields the protein MTGKSAGLEDTFGPDVSTVRNDALHRYELHVGSVLAVQVRYVDRPGHVDFIHTETAEQYKGKGLARVLVHFALDDAVAAGKRIIPHCPYIYRYLREHDAYTQCIDWPEQPPDGL from the coding sequence ATGACTGGGAAGTCGGCAGGCCTTGAAGACACGTTCGGTCCGGACGTCTCGACCGTCCGCAATGACGCGTTGCACCGCTATGAGCTGCACGTCGGCAGCGTGCTCGCGGTGCAGGTGCGCTACGTTGACCGGCCGGGCCACGTGGATTTCATCCACACTGAGACCGCTGAGCAGTACAAGGGCAAGGGACTTGCCCGGGTGCTGGTGCATTTTGCCCTGGACGACGCGGTGGCCGCAGGCAAACGCATCATCCCGCACTGCCCGTACATTTACCGGTACCTCCGGGAACACGACGCCTACACCCAGTGCATAGACTGGCCGGAGCAGCCGCCGGACGGCTTGTGA
- a CDS encoding metal-sensitive transcriptional regulator, with translation MELDPTDMKSVINRLRRAQGQLAAVTRMIEEGRDCKSVVTQLAAVSSALDKAGFSIIATGLQQCMQQEDPSLDRAELEKLFLSLA, from the coding sequence ATGGAACTCGATCCCACCGACATGAAGTCTGTCATCAACCGCCTTCGCCGCGCCCAAGGCCAGCTTGCTGCGGTGACGCGCATGATCGAAGAAGGCCGGGACTGTAAGAGCGTCGTAACACAGCTTGCCGCGGTTTCGAGCGCCCTGGACAAGGCCGGATTCTCCATCATCGCGACGGGACTGCAGCAGTGCATGCAGCAGGAAGACCCGAGCCTGGACCGGGCCGAGCTGGAGAAACTCTTCCTCTCCCTCGCCTAG
- a CDS encoding GNAT family N-acetyltransferase, whose protein sequence is MDYTIRQAAPGDADALVRMHTAVHEECYGHVLPAAFFAARRASIQERTERRRPYLDSSEPRIIALDASGEIVGFADAGPGRDDDRPRDLELYSLYTLARAYGSGLGSAMLNTALGNSAAYLWVLEDNPRARAFYAKHGFRPDGERKLLPAEWSDLPEIRLVRSGARRWKPGREPS, encoded by the coding sequence ATGGACTACACGATTCGGCAGGCAGCTCCCGGGGACGCCGATGCCCTGGTCCGGATGCACACAGCCGTCCACGAGGAGTGTTACGGGCATGTTCTGCCCGCGGCGTTCTTTGCCGCCCGGCGCGCCAGCATCCAGGAGCGGACGGAACGACGCAGGCCCTACCTGGACAGCAGCGAACCGCGGATCATCGCGCTGGACGCGAGCGGCGAGATCGTTGGGTTCGCCGACGCCGGGCCCGGACGGGACGACGACCGGCCCCGCGACCTGGAGCTGTACTCCCTCTACACCCTGGCACGCGCCTACGGCAGCGGGCTCGGCAGCGCGATGCTGAACACCGCCCTCGGGAACTCGGCCGCCTACCTCTGGGTGCTCGAAGACAACCCCCGCGCCCGGGCCTTCTACGCCAAGCACGGCTTCCGGCCCGACGGGGAACGCAAACTGCTGCCGGCGGAGTGGTCCGACCTGCCCGAGATCCGTCTCGTCAGGTCTGGCGCGCGGCGCTGGAAACCGGGCCGAGAACCGTCCTGA
- a CDS encoding SDR family oxidoreductase: MNMPVHGSPAAPATALVTGATAGLGAEFARQLAEQGHNVVLVARDARRLRATAEELEKSYGVQAEVLAADLTDDGGVAAVVERLSDPARPVEILVNNAGMGLLRSFADNDIAEEKQHLKLHVESAMELTHAALQGMLQRHSGRVINVASVAAFLPRETYSAAKSWLLSFSRWANIAYAGRGVQVTAVCPGFTHTEFHDRMGMDKEVAPRWMWLRAEQVVREGLADNSKGKAVSIPSKRYKLLIAAARVLPARLVAGPPRRAK; the protein is encoded by the coding sequence ATGAACATGCCTGTACACGGATCGCCAGCCGCTCCCGCCACCGCCCTGGTCACGGGCGCCACCGCCGGCCTCGGGGCCGAGTTTGCCCGGCAGCTCGCGGAGCAGGGACACAACGTGGTCCTGGTGGCCCGTGATGCCAGGCGCCTGCGCGCCACCGCGGAGGAACTGGAGAAGAGCTACGGCGTCCAGGCGGAGGTACTGGCCGCCGACCTGACGGACGACGGCGGGGTGGCCGCCGTCGTCGAACGCCTGAGCGATCCCGCGCGGCCGGTGGAGATCCTGGTCAACAACGCGGGCATGGGGCTGCTGCGCTCCTTTGCGGACAACGACATCGCCGAGGAAAAGCAGCACCTGAAGCTGCACGTCGAGTCGGCGATGGAACTCACACACGCCGCACTGCAGGGCATGCTGCAACGGCATTCCGGACGCGTCATCAACGTGGCGTCGGTGGCAGCGTTCCTGCCGCGGGAAACCTATTCCGCGGCGAAGTCCTGGCTGCTCAGCTTCAGCCGCTGGGCGAACATCGCCTACGCCGGGCGCGGGGTGCAGGTGACGGCGGTCTGCCCGGGGTTCACGCACACCGAATTCCACGACCGGATGGGCATGGACAAGGAAGTGGCTCCCCGCTGGATGTGGCTAAGGGCCGAACAGGTCGTTCGCGAAGGCCTCGCCGATAACTCCAAGGGCAAAGCGGTCTCCATTCCAAGCAAACGGTACAAGCTGCTCATCGCCGCGGCACGGGTGCTGCCCGCCCGGCTCGTCGCAGGGCCGCCGCGCCGCGCTAAGTAG
- a CDS encoding YtxH domain-containing protein: protein MKAKLLLATGLAAGYVLGSRSGRAAYEKLKTQATGLWESKPVQDKVAAATEAVKEKAPEVSGQLTEAARRAGTVIGSAVRRDDATSGAPASTSAPSDEGTSADSAIPAHSSHPGTANLGTSGGVHTDLDATPDAEPNKN from the coding sequence ATGAAAGCCAAACTTCTTCTAGCTACCGGCCTCGCCGCAGGCTATGTCCTCGGATCCCGTTCGGGACGGGCAGCCTACGAAAAACTGAAGACCCAGGCAACCGGCCTTTGGGAAAGCAAGCCCGTCCAGGACAAGGTGGCGGCCGCTACTGAAGCCGTCAAGGAAAAGGCACCGGAAGTTTCCGGCCAGCTCACCGAGGCCGCCCGCCGCGCGGGCACCGTCATCGGCTCGGCCGTCCGCCGCGACGACGCAACATCCGGCGCTCCGGCCTCCACGTCGGCTCCCTCTGACGAGGGCACGTCCGCAGACAGTGCCATCCCGGCACACAGCAGCCACCCCGGAACGGCCAACCTGGGCACCTCCGGCGGCGTTCACACGGACCTCGACGCAACCCCCGACGCCGAGCCGAACAAGAACTAA
- a CDS encoding putative protein N(5)-glutamine methyltransferase: MQPLANPGPQVVAQLRAAGCVFAEEEAALLLAAAADAGELDMLVSRRASGLPLEHVLGWAEFCGLRIAVDPLVFVPRRRTQYLVRRAARLLQDRPAGVRPIVLDLCCGSGAVGAAIAAVAGPVELHAADSDPAATACARRNLGPLGGEVHEGDLYAPLPDRLRGRVDLLAVNAPYVPSALIGTMPPEARLHEPRASLDGGPDGLALQRRVAAAAPAWLAPGGHLLIETSRRQAPQTVEILAGYGIAGRVFSSRKLDATVVQGILGADPGSDPLARKPGGRLR; encoded by the coding sequence GTGCAGCCGCTCGCCAATCCGGGGCCCCAGGTGGTCGCGCAACTCCGCGCGGCCGGCTGCGTGTTCGCAGAAGAAGAGGCTGCCCTGCTGCTGGCGGCGGCTGCAGACGCCGGGGAACTGGACATGCTCGTCAGCCGGCGCGCCTCGGGCCTCCCCCTGGAGCATGTTCTGGGGTGGGCGGAATTTTGCGGCCTCCGCATCGCCGTGGACCCCTTGGTTTTCGTGCCCCGCCGCCGCACCCAATACCTCGTCCGGCGGGCCGCGCGGCTGCTTCAGGACCGGCCGGCGGGAGTACGGCCGATCGTTCTGGACCTGTGCTGCGGCTCGGGTGCGGTCGGTGCCGCGATCGCTGCCGTCGCCGGTCCGGTTGAGCTCCACGCCGCCGACAGCGACCCGGCCGCCACGGCCTGCGCGCGGCGCAACCTCGGCCCTCTGGGCGGTGAGGTCCATGAGGGCGATCTGTACGCCCCGCTGCCGGATCGGCTCCGCGGCCGCGTGGACCTATTGGCGGTGAACGCGCCCTACGTTCCTTCCGCGCTGATCGGCACCATGCCCCCGGAAGCACGGCTGCACGAGCCTCGGGCTTCCCTAGACGGCGGGCCCGACGGCTTGGCGCTGCAACGACGAGTGGCCGCCGCGGCGCCAGCATGGCTGGCACCGGGCGGCCACCTTTTAATCGAGACCAGCCGGCGGCAGGCGCCGCAGACGGTCGAGATCCTTGCCGGCTACGGGATAGCCGGCCGGGTGTTCAGCTCCCGGAAACTGGATGCCACCGTGGTGCAGGGCATCCTCGGTGCTGACCCCGGTTCCGATCCCCTGGCTAGAAAGCCCGGGGGACGGCTCCGTTAG